The following are encoded in a window of Bacteroidales bacterium genomic DNA:
- a CDS encoding FdtA/QdtA family cupin domain-containing protein, with translation MPVANVYNCSVIPLPKIDKEDGNITIIENEIHLPFNIQRVYYLYDLPGGSGRGGHAHKTLHQLIVAVSGSFSVLLDDGVNKKVVTLNRPDYGMLLMPGIWRELFEFSSGAICLVAASDKFDESDYIRNYEDFLQYKSKL, from the coding sequence ATGCCGGTTGCTAATGTTTATAATTGCAGTGTTATCCCTTTACCTAAAATTGATAAGGAAGATGGAAACATCACCATTATCGAAAATGAGATACACCTTCCCTTCAACATTCAAAGGGTCTATTATCTCTATGATCTTCCGGGAGGTTCCGGTAGGGGCGGGCATGCGCATAAAACCTTGCATCAGTTAATTGTGGCTGTAAGTGGTTCTTTTAGTGTTTTGTTGGATGATGGTGTGAACAAAAAGGTAGTTACACTCAACCGGCCGGACTATGGGATGCTGCTGATGCCAGGTATTTGGCGCGAACTGTTTGAATTTTCATCCGGAGCTATTTGCCTGGTTGCTGCATCAGATAAATTTGATGAGAGTGACTACATTAGGAATTACGAAGATTTTCTTCAATACAAATCAAAACTTTAG
- a CDS encoding FdtA/QdtA family cupin domain-containing protein, translating to MNAQIINLPKIGGPRGNLSFIQDFDQIPFKIERMYWIYDVPGGKKREGLAHKNHQEFIVALSGSVDVVVDDGSVSQKFHLNRSYYGLHLGSCTWRYMENFSTNSLVLILSSAKSCADDYILDHQEYLKHREHAGC from the coding sequence ATGAACGCACAAATAATCAATCTGCCAAAAATCGGAGGCCCTCGCGGAAACCTTTCTTTTATTCAAGACTTTGATCAAATCCCTTTTAAGATCGAGCGGATGTATTGGATTTACGATGTGCCAGGTGGAAAGAAAAGAGAAGGTCTTGCTCATAAAAATCATCAGGAGTTTATTGTTGCCCTTTCGGGAAGTGTGGATGTAGTGGTTGATGATGGTTCTGTATCTCAAAAGTTTCATTTAAACCGTTCTTATTACGGCTTGCATCTTGGTAGCTGCACATGGAGATACATGGAAAATTTCTCTACAAATTCGCTTGTTCTGATTCTTAGTTCTGCAAAATCATGTGCAGACGACTATATACTTGACCATCAGGAATATCTAAAACACAGAGAACATGCCGGTTGCTAA
- the wecB gene encoding UDP-N-acetylglucosamine 2-epimerase (non-hydrolyzing) has product MKKLKVLTVVGTRPEIIRLSRVLQKLDGSAAIDHVLVHTGQNYDYELNEVFFEDLGLRKPDYFLNAAGSNATTTAGQILINIDPVLESVKPDAFLVLGDTNSCLCAIAAKKRKIPIFHMEAGNRCFDQRVPEETNRKIVDHVSDVNLTYSSIAREYLLREGLPADRIIKTGSPMFEVLNAYMDKIDASDILQRLQLKKEKYFVVSAHREENITSEKNFRGLIEALNLIAEKYNYPIIVSTHPRTRKKLDQINPRESVQSASSAFHINPLIQWMKPLGFHDYNHLQKNAFAVLSDSGTISEESSTMNFRALNIREAHERPEAMEEASVMMVGLNPERILQGLVQLQYQKIGNERSFRQVADYSMPNVADKVVRIILSYTDYIKRTVWSE; this is encoded by the coding sequence ATGAAAAAACTAAAAGTCCTTACAGTAGTAGGTACAAGACCCGAAATAATTCGCCTCTCCCGCGTTTTACAAAAGCTGGATGGATCCGCCGCCATTGATCACGTTTTAGTCCACACGGGACAAAACTACGACTATGAACTAAACGAAGTCTTTTTTGAAGACCTGGGATTGCGCAAGCCGGATTATTTTTTGAATGCTGCCGGGAGCAATGCAACAACTACTGCCGGACAGATACTCATCAATATTGACCCTGTTTTAGAATCTGTAAAGCCCGATGCGTTTTTAGTGTTGGGCGACACCAACTCCTGTTTGTGTGCCATTGCTGCTAAAAAAAGAAAGATTCCTATCTTCCACATGGAAGCCGGAAACCGTTGTTTCGATCAACGTGTGCCTGAGGAAACGAACAGGAAAATTGTCGATCATGTTTCAGATGTCAACCTAACCTACAGCTCAATAGCCAGGGAATACCTGCTGCGCGAAGGACTCCCCGCCGACCGTATCATCAAAACCGGCAGCCCCATGTTTGAAGTGCTGAATGCCTACATGGATAAAATTGATGCTTCAGATATATTACAGCGTTTACAGCTTAAAAAAGAAAAATACTTTGTGGTCTCAGCCCATCGGGAGGAAAACATCACCAGCGAGAAAAACTTTAGGGGACTCATCGAAGCACTCAACCTCATTGCTGAAAAATACAACTACCCCATCATCGTATCCACACACCCCCGTACCCGTAAAAAACTTGACCAGATAAATCCACGAGAATCTGTCCAATCTGCGTCATCCGCGTTCCATATTAACCCGCTCATCCAATGGATGAAACCCCTCGGTTTCCACGACTACAACCATTTGCAGAAAAATGCATTTGCTGTTTTATCCGACTCGGGCACCATCTCTGAAGAATCCTCCACCATGAACTTCCGTGCCCTCAACATCCGCGAAGCTCACGAACGCCCCGAAGCCATGGAAGAAGCATCGGTGATGATGGTTGGCCTGAACCCGGAGCGCATTCTGCAAGGACTTGTGCAGTTGCAGTACCAAAAAATCGGTAACGAACGCAGCTTCCGCCAGGTAGCTGACTACAGCATGCCAAATGTTGCGGATAAAGTGGTGAGGATTATCTTAAGCTACACCGACTACATCAAACGAACTGTGTGGAGTGAGTAA
- a CDS encoding NAD-dependent epimerase/dehydratase family protein, translating to MIKVGITGQAGFVGTHLYNTLGLSPEKFERIPFEDDFFKDVTRLEKFVSQCDAIVHLAAMNRHNDPQVIYETNIGLVKQLIAACESTQSTPHILFSSSTQEERDNLYGKSKKEGRQLFEQWADKNNAQFTGFVIPNVFGPFGNPYYNSVVATFCHQLTHNETPKIDVDGEIKLIYVSELVVHFINNIKLHSVAQSKTQRNTVQNSAKLCETIKIPHTATIKVSALLATLTTFKDDYFTKGMIPNLDTPFDRNLWNTFLCYIDHESFFPYHLKLNTDDRGSFVETVKLNSGGQISFSTTLPGITRGNHFHTRKAERFAVIKGNAKIELRRIGTDEVLSFELDGDKPSFVDMPIWYTHNITNIGNEELYTIFWINEHYDADDSDTYFEKV from the coding sequence ATGATCAAAGTTGGAATAACCGGCCAGGCCGGCTTCGTTGGCACGCATCTGTACAACACCCTCGGACTTTCTCCCGAAAAATTCGAGCGCATCCCTTTTGAAGATGATTTTTTTAAGGATGTTACAAGGTTGGAGAAATTTGTAAGTCAATGCGACGCCATCGTCCATCTGGCAGCCATGAACCGCCACAACGATCCTCAGGTGATTTATGAAACGAACATTGGTTTGGTAAAACAACTCATCGCTGCCTGTGAATCAACCCAGTCGACGCCTCACATACTTTTCTCCTCATCAACACAGGAAGAGCGCGATAATCTTTATGGGAAGTCAAAAAAGGAAGGCCGACAATTATTTGAGCAATGGGCCGACAAAAACAACGCGCAGTTCACCGGATTTGTAATCCCCAATGTCTTTGGCCCCTTTGGAAATCCTTATTACAATTCAGTGGTTGCTACATTTTGCCATCAGCTTACGCATAATGAAACACCAAAAATTGATGTGGATGGAGAAATCAAGCTAATATATGTTTCAGAGCTGGTCGTTCACTTTATTAATAATATAAAGTTACACAGTGTCGCGCAGAGTAAAACACAGCGTAACACTGTGCAAAACTCTGCGAAACTCTGTGAAACCATAAAAATTCCTCACACAGCCACCATAAAAGTATCAGCATTGCTTGCTACGCTCACAACATTTAAAGACGATTATTTCACAAAAGGGATGATTCCAAATTTGGATACTCCCTTTGATAGAAATCTTTGGAATACCTTCCTCTGCTACATCGATCACGAATCATTTTTTCCTTACCATCTAAAACTAAATACAGATGATCGTGGTAGTTTTGTTGAAACCGTGAAGTTGAACAGTGGTGGGCAGATAAGTTTTTCCACAACACTGCCAGGAATCACCCGAGGTAATCATTTTCATACCCGCAAGGCTGAGCGATTTGCTGTGATTAAGGGAAATGCAAAAATTGAGTTGAGAAGAATAGGAACAGATGAGGTTTTATCTTTTGAACTGGATGGAGATAAGCCATCCTTTGTGGATATGCCCATCTGGTACACGCATAATATTACAAACATAGGCAACGAAGAACTCTACACCATTTTTTGGATTAATGAACATTATGATGCTGACGATTCGGATACTTATTTTGAAAAAGTGTGA
- a CDS encoding GxxExxY protein, with product MDQYYLHKDLTSHIIGCFYKVYNELGYGFLEKVYENALKIELEKEGLTVERQKPISVLYQNVVVGEYFADLVVENKVIVELKAAESLCEEHEFQLINYLKATEIEVGLLLNFGKKPQISRKIFSNH from the coding sequence ATGGATCAATATTACCTGCATAAAGATCTTACTTCACATATTATCGGCTGCTTTTATAAAGTCTATAACGAGCTTGGCTATGGTTTTTTGGAAAAAGTATATGAAAACGCTTTGAAAATTGAATTGGAAAAAGAAGGATTGACTGTAGAGAGGCAAAAGCCTATTTCCGTTCTTTATCAGAACGTCGTCGTTGGAGAGTACTTTGCCGATCTGGTAGTTGAAAATAAAGTAATTGTAGAGCTAAAAGCTGCCGAGTCTCTTTGCGAGGAACATGAGTTCCAGCTTATCAATTATCTTAAAGCTACTGAAATAGAAGTGGGTTTGCTTCTTAATTTTGGTAAAAAGCCTCAGATAAGTAGAAAAATATTTTCAAATCATTAA
- a CDS encoding polysaccharide biosynthesis protein: MFSNKTLLITGGTGSFGNAVLDRFLDSNIKEIRIFSRDEKKQDDMRQLYRNEKIKYYIGDTRDKRSIDNAMRGVDYVFQAAALKQVPSCEFFPMEAVRTNVMGCENVLDSALENKVKNVIVLSTDKAVYPINAMGMSKALSEKVMVAKSRNLNSSGTTFCGTRYGNVMASRGSVIPLFVEQIKQGKPITITDPNMTRFMMTLQDAVTLVVYAFEHGKNGDIFVQKAPAATIEVLAKALISLYNSKTEIKVIGTRHGEKLFETLVNREEMAKANDMGNYFRIPADNRDLNYGKFFTEGESKVSEVEDYTSHNTQRLDVVGMKELLLKLPLIRKDILNEDSTHIYEP; this comes from the coding sequence ATGTTCAGCAACAAAACCCTTTTAATCACCGGCGGCACCGGCTCTTTTGGTAATGCCGTACTGGATAGATTTCTCGATTCGAATATCAAAGAGATCCGGATATTTTCGCGTGATGAGAAAAAGCAGGACGACATGCGACAACTATACCGCAACGAAAAGATTAAATATTACATCGGCGACACCCGTGATAAGCGTAGTATAGATAATGCCATGCGTGGCGTCGATTATGTTTTTCAGGCTGCTGCGTTAAAGCAGGTTCCTTCGTGTGAGTTTTTCCCCATGGAGGCTGTGCGAACCAATGTGATGGGCTGCGAAAATGTGCTCGACAGCGCGCTCGAAAACAAAGTTAAAAATGTGATAGTTCTGAGTACTGATAAAGCGGTCTATCCTATTAACGCCATGGGAATGTCGAAGGCGTTGAGCGAGAAAGTGATGGTTGCCAAAAGTCGCAACCTGAATAGCAGCGGAACAACTTTTTGTGGCACCCGCTATGGTAACGTAATGGCTTCCCGCGGATCGGTGATCCCTTTGTTTGTAGAGCAGATAAAGCAGGGAAAACCCATCACCATCACCGATCCCAATATGACCAGGTTCATGATGACTTTGCAGGATGCAGTTACGTTGGTGGTGTATGCTTTTGAACATGGCAAAAACGGAGACATATTTGTGCAGAAGGCGCCGGCAGCAACCATCGAAGTGTTGGCCAAGGCGCTGATTTCATTATACAACTCAAAAACTGAAATCAAAGTGATCGGCACCCGCCACGGAGAAAAGTTATTTGAAACCCTCGTGAACCGGGAAGAAATGGCAAAAGCCAATGATATGGGAAATTATTTCCGCATCCCTGCCGACAACCGCGACCTCAACTATGGCAAGTTTTTTACTGAAGGCGAATCCAAAGTGTCGGAAGTAGAAGATTATACTTCGCACAACACGCAACGGCTCGATGTGGTAGGAATGAAGGAGCTATTGCTGAAACTTCCCTTAATCCGCAAAGACATCCTCAACGAAGACAGTACACACATCTACGAACCATAA
- a CDS encoding DUF2442 domain-containing protein yields MKYMVAELHFKAVKVWFEEAKICVMMSDGREIRFPIALNKKLSTASIEKVRNVEIICEGTGLHWPDLDEDLSIIGLMEGRFGVNH; encoded by the coding sequence ATGAAGTACATGGTAGCTGAGTTGCATTTCAAAGCTGTAAAAGTATGGTTTGAGGAAGCTAAGATTTGCGTGATGATGAGCGATGGTAGAGAGATCCGGTTTCCTATAGCATTAAATAAGAAATTAAGCACTGCTTCAATAGAGAAGGTTAGGAATGTTGAAATAATTTGTGAAGGAACAGGACTGCATTGGCCAGACCTTGACGAAGATTTGTCGATAATCGGCCTGATGGAGGGTAGATTTGGAGTGAATCATTAG
- a CDS encoding DUF4160 domain-containing protein yields MPEVFRKFGFVFFFYSNEGQEPVHVHVRKAGGFAKFWIEPVELEFAQGMKVGDITTAEELIYEHLEIIKIKWHEVHGS; encoded by the coding sequence ATGCCTGAAGTTTTTAGAAAATTCGGCTTTGTATTTTTCTTTTACTCTAATGAAGGGCAAGAGCCAGTGCATGTTCATGTACGTAAGGCTGGTGGCTTTGCAAAGTTTTGGATCGAACCTGTAGAATTGGAATTCGCTCAGGGCATGAAGGTTGGTGATATTACCACAGCTGAAGAGTTAATTTATGAGCATTTAGAAATCATTAAAATCAAATGGCATGAAGTACATGGTAGCTGA
- a CDS encoding ArsR family transcriptional regulator, whose amino-acid sequence MIDALITSRTRIKLITRFFLNANAKAHLRGLATEFGESSNAIRLELNRFEKAGLLTSSKDGIKKVFQANTDHPLFSDLHSILLKHLGFDQIIQKVIDGLGDIRRVYVTGDYANGIDAEAIELLFVGNVVDEKYLAELVRKAERLIHRVINYLVHTETEEREFLTDKEDTEYLLLWQYDT is encoded by the coding sequence ATGATAGACGCACTGATTACATCACGTACACGCATTAAGCTGATCACCAGGTTTTTCCTGAATGCCAATGCAAAAGCGCACCTGAGGGGGCTGGCCACCGAATTTGGTGAGTCGAGCAATGCCATCCGGCTGGAGCTCAACCGTTTTGAGAAAGCTGGCTTGCTCACTTCCAGTAAGGATGGCATAAAGAAAGTGTTTCAGGCCAACACAGATCACCCGCTTTTTTCCGACCTCCACAGCATTCTGCTCAAGCATCTGGGTTTCGATCAGATCATCCAAAAGGTAATAGATGGTCTGGGTGATATTCGCAGGGTGTACGTTACGGGTGATTATGCAAACGGAATTGATGCGGAGGCCATAGAGTTGCTTTTTGTTGGCAATGTCGTCGATGAAAAATATCTGGCTGAGTTGGTGCGGAAAGCAGAACGGCTCATCCATCGTGTTATCAACTATTTGGTGCACACCGAAACCGAAGAACGAGAATTTCTGACCGACAAAGAGGACACCGAGTACCTCTTGTTGTGGCAGTATGATACATAG